AGGTAGGGAGGAGGAAACTACTTGACCCTGCGTAAACTGTTTTGGGGTAAGGGTGAGGAAAAGTGCATGCGTGTGGGGTGCCAGGAATCACGCTGGGGTGCTCTCCCTTCTCCTGTAGTGTTTGGCCAAGTAGGGTCATGAGGATTAGGGAGACACAGGGAAACAAAGGCATGAGAAGCTAGAGGGGGAGCTGGGAGAGATGCCCAGGAGAGAGCATACTCAGGAAAAGGCCCCAGAGGTAGACAAAAGGCAGAGCAGGGCGGGCAGTGGGAGGGGGCAGGCAGTGGGAGGGGGCAGGCAGTGGGAGGGGGCAGGCAGTGGGAGGGGGCAGGCAGTGGGAGGGGGCAGGCAGTGGGAGGGGGCAGGCAAAGGAGGCGGAGGGacatggggagggggtggggcatCAAGGGCTGCAAGCAGATGGAGGGGATTTGCTTTGCTGAGCTGAACTCTGCAGCCTATGAGGTTTGGAAAAACTTGATGGGGGTGGGGATCAGTTACCTGGGCGTCTGCTCCCCTTTGCTTCAGCACTTCACCTCCCCCACTGAGTCTGGGGGAAGAAGGTCTGAGGTTTCAGTCCCTTTGCTGGCCCTGGTGTAAGAACCCTGGAGCCCTATGTTCTGTGTGTAAGCTATGGCCACCTTCTCCATTTCACACTTGTCCAAGCTCACTGCAGAGAAGGAGAATGGGCTAGAGGGACTTGAGGACTGCAGATCATTTGTGGTGGGACAAAGGTGACCTCTTTCTCCTTTGCAGGAcctgaaggagaagaaagagaaggtgGAGGAGAAGGCAAGCCGGAAAGAGCGGAAGAAAGAAGTGGTAGAGGTGCGGGGGGGCGGGGTCAGGTGGGAGGTGACCATACCTGCCCAGCCATCCACCCTTCTAATTATCTCATCCTTCCTCACAGTTACCTCCTAGGTGCTGGGTCCTACCTTTTCTTTTTTGGCCCCTcctaccttcactgtcctaccctGAGGTGCCTCCTAAGTCCTTTTATCACCCACTACCCCATTGCACTGCCCCATTGCATGgccctggtggtggtgtgtggAGACGCACAGCCAACCTGACACTGCCCTCTCTCCTGGTTCCCACAGGAGGAGGAGAATGGAgctgaggaagaagaagaagaaactgctgaggatggagaggaggaggatgaaggagaagaagaaggtggggaggggcaggggaggctGGGCTGGGTGAAATGCGGCTGAAAGGAACAGAGTCAGGGTGGGTTTGAAGACCTGAAGCAGGACTGAGGGTGACGACCTCAGTGGGTATCTGCCAGAACTTCCTCTCCTTCCCCAATGACCCATTTCTGGCTCCTcagatgaggaagaagaagaggaggatgaCGAAGGGCCTGCGCTGAAGAGAGCTGCTGAAGAGGAGGTTTGGGCTGGATCGTGGGTCCTGAGGGGCTTGTCAGAGATGCAGCAGGGGCCGGGACCCCTTTGAATTTGGACCCAGATCCCTGTGGTGGCCTGGGTGGGGGCTGGAGCAGGGCTAGGACAAGGGGAGGTCCcctcccccattttacagctatcccaattctttctctctctacagGATGAAGCAGATCCCAAGAGGCAGAAGACAGAAAACGGGGCGTCGGCATGAGCCCCCTGCCATCGGGCTGGGGGTTGGAGGCCCCTTAGGGCCTGGAGGTGGGAGTGGGAATGGACAAGTATAGCCACTCTTCACCTGGCTCCCTGCTCTGGGCCCCCACACCAGAGCTGCcaccctcttcttcctccccagCCTTCTCATTTCTGCCTTCCCAGACACTGCCCCATCCATCCTCACTCAGCCATTGTTCCACCTCCTGACCTGCTCCATCTGAGCTCCCCAGCTGGCCCCCAGTCCTTCCTGTgtgtctcttcctccttccccccaGCCAATCCCACCCTCCTCTGGTAGCCGTTCTTACCCATCCTCTGCATCCCCCAGCCTCATTTCCTGCCCCATCCCTATCCTGCCTGATCCCTGGTTCTCCCTCAGATCCCCTCCTCTCAGACAGCGCCAGGCCGGGGTGGGGCCAAGGTTGGGGCCAAACCCCACAgctgcccccctcccctcccctttttgTATAATTTAATAAAGAAATGGTCGCGCTTCTGTTTTTAACCTGTCTCCTACTTTCCAGGGGCCCCCTCAATGCAGTGAGGGAAGAGGGTGGCTGACCACACATCCTGTTAAGACCCTTTCCATTTATAAAAAAGTAGCATACTCTTACACCCACGACTCCCGAACACAAGATCAGCACTCAGGGCGGACAGGGAGCCAGCTTCTCTTGAGAACTGATTTCTGTCCCATTTTTGGATTCTTGGGGATATCGCTCCCCAGCAATACACAAGGTTCCCTGCTAACCCACACAAGGCCTAGACACTGCTGAGCCCAGTGGAAAGCTATAGCACTATTGTGCTGAACCAGGCAAATAGAAAACAGCCCCAGGAACAGGAAGTCCCACCCCTGAAATGGGAGAGGGGTTGTAGGCCTGCTTCTCTGCCTCCTAGGATccctgaggaagagctgcctggcATCAAAGATGATGCCCTGTCCTGGCCCTGAGGAAGTGAGCTCCTTCTGGTCAAGCAAGGAGAACCCTGGCCTCTGGTTCCCAGGCCACTAGCTGCTGCGTTGCTGTCCCAGCACCCCTTGCCACCGCCTTCTAGTTCTCCCAGCTGTGCCGGAGCAGGAGTTCCCCTCTCAGTGTCAGGCTTCCTTCCCTGGTTCCTCTGCCTATTTTTATAGAAGCTGGTCTCTCTTAGAAGATTTCTGCATTTCTCCATCTCCCTAACACCCTTGCCCTCTCTTAGTTCAACCTCTGTATTGGGGGAAGCAGCTGCCTGCTCAGGGGTCTGAGCTGGAGGGTGTGCAGGAGAGGTTGACTCACTGACAGCACCGTTCTTCCCAGATGAAAAGACACCCACAACTCACCCAGGGTCAggactatacacacacacacagcatttgTCTTCACACTCCCTGTTTGACCTTAGCAAATTATTTcatctttgagtctcagtttcctcagctgtacaGCTAGAGGTAACGTTAGATGCCACCAGTTACTGTATGTAAAGTGTCCAATACAGTACCTAGCACACAAGGAAGTCTCAATGTAATGTAGCTATTTTCCCCAGACTGGGGATGCCCTTTCCCAGACCTACCGTgttttcaaaaccaaacccgttgccattgagttgagtcgattccaactcagaccaTGTTTTAGGATGCAGTAAAACTTCCTGTCCACCTTATTCCCCCGGGTTATTGTAAGGGTGGGTGTGAAGGCAGATTCATTTGTATAATCAAATTCTGGGATGTTGAAGAGGGAGGAGATGAGGACCAAGGAGAGGACTTGACAAGAAGAAAATGTGAATGTTGAGCTGAGGAGGCAGTTTAGAGATGGGCAGGTGGGTTGTTCAGAGCAGAAATAGTTTGGAGAGAGGGCAGAAGGTTCTTGGGAAGGGAAACAGtcaggggggtgggggaggggcaaggAGGGGGCGGTGGGAAGACCCAGGACAGAGGAAGTAAACAAGGGGAGAGCCACCACAGAGGTGGAGGGTGATGCTGCTGGGAATCAACCCCCTCAGACTTTCCACTGCGAAGCGAAACCGTAAGCTCTGAGGTGCATGTGGTGGGGGGGGGCAATGGGGAGGGGAAGTGGGGAAGGTGGAGGGATGGCAGGACAGGGGCGAGGGCCCTGGGAGCAGCACACCGGCATCCCAGCTCACACAGCCAGCTTGCCTCCACTCTGCTCTCTGACGCTGCCCTGCCCCGTTCCCTGGAACAACCCCAACACCTACCCCACCCTCAGGCTGCCTGATCTGGCCAGCTTTCCCCAGGATTTCAGCTTCTGATTGTTGGTCACTCCCCTCTCTCTCCAGGCCCCACTCCCATCCGCCTTCCTCTAGATTCTCTTCCTTCACCTCCCTCTTTGTAGAACCCCTCTTTTGTCCCGCCTACCCTTTTTCTGACCTCCTCCCTGTGGAGGGCTTAGGGTGGCCCAGGCCATAGGGGAGATGTGGGAGACACAGTTCCTGGTCTTGCTGCTTCTGCAACTGCTGTGGGTGGCTCCAGGTAAGGTGGTGATGGTGGGAGGGCTGACCTCCAGACCCATGAAGAGGCCAGCAGGGATCTCTCTATGGCCCCACAGAGCCTGAGGTCCTTAGCTCTCCTGCTGGATTCTTCTAAAGTCTTTCTTGGGCAGTCTTTCTAGCCCCAAAGCCTCTCTGCTGTTTCCCCTTGGCAGGGGAGGGGCAGAAACCAAGCTCTCCCTAgacctttttatctcttgggaaCCACTGGGCTCTTTCTCTACTCCTAAGGCTCTTGGCTCACGGCCCCTCCCCTTGGCGTCTCTTTCCCTCCCCAGTGGAGGCTTCAGGGCCTGAGGCAAAGATTCCGGTGGTGTGGGCCCAGGAGGGGGCCCCTGTCCGACTCCCCTGCAGCCCCAAAATCCCCCTCAACCTTCTGCGAAGTGCAGCGGTCACTTGGCAGCACCAACCAGACAGGTATGCACCCTAAACCTGGGCAACAGAACTCCCAAGCCCAGCCCTAATGGCAGCCAGACTCACAACCCAACACCCAACCCTTCCCATGTCCCCTCAGGGCATGCCACCTAACCCTCTGTCCTCTCCCCTGCGCTCCCAGTCCCCCTGAAGCCAGGGTCTCAGTCTCATCTGCCGCCATATACCTCTCCCACTCTTCCTCCGAAGACTGCTCCCCTCACACCTGCATCCCATAGTATGCCTGCCTCTCCAGTACTGGTGGATGGTGCTGTCCGGTGGggttaggggaggggagggaggctggTGGTCAAGAGACCTCCTTTTTGGGCAGGCTTCCTAGTCCTCAAAGGGAGGCTGGTCTGCTCTGCTCCGGGGCTGTTTCCCCCTCGACTTTATCAATGTCATCTCTCTTTCCCGTCCAGCGGCCCGCCCGGCCCGGCCCCCGGCCTCTCCCCTACCCCTGGGCCGCCCTCCCCTCCGGGGCCCGGACCCCGCCGCTACACTGTGCTGAGCGTGGCCCCGGGAGGCCTGCGCAGCGGGAGGCAGCCCCTGCAGCCCCGGGTGCAGGTGGCGGAACGCGATCTCCAACGCGGAGACTTCTCGCTGTGGCTGAGCCCAGCCCGGCACGCCGACGCCGGCGAGTACAGCGCCACCGTGCGCTTCAGGAACCGCGCCCTCGCCTGCCGCCTCTGCCTGCGCGTGGGCCAAGCGTCGAGTAGGTGGGGGCGGGACGAGGGGcgaggggctgggaggagggcccCTCACTCCCCATACCCGGGAGGCAGGAAGGGCTAGGGGAGGCTGTGCCTTTGAGGATGCACCCTTGGACTGCCACAGCGCTCCCAGAAGGGTAGAGTAAGGGGGTGGGGGGCCAGATCACGGAAGAGTAGAACGTGTCCCTAGAAAAGCAAGTGTATGGGGAGAAGGCCCAGTGGAGAGATTGTATCCACTCCCCTTCTCCCACCCACAGCGAGAGTGCCTttggtgggggctggggaggtACCAAGGACTACCCCTTTTCTAGGTGCTAGCTGTGGGAAGATTGCTGGGCTAGAGTGATTCATTTCAGACATCTGTAGCTCCGGGGGTGGGCTTAGTGGGTATCCTCAGGTATGGCCTGGAGAAACAGAAGGGTAGAAGCTGTCGAGGCagtgggcaggagaaagaggaCATCTATTTTAAGCACCCACAGGTGCCAGGCAGAGGAGAGAAGGACAAAGAAATCTAAGGTGTAGTCCCTGTGTCCAGGAGCTTCTAGGTTAGTTGGCCCGCTGAGCTGGGAAAATGTTTTGGGATGGGGCTTACCCAGCCTTCTTTAACCTTTGCACAGTGACGGCCAGCG
The DNA window shown above is from Elephas maximus indicus isolate mEleMax1 chromosome 4, mEleMax1 primary haplotype, whole genome shotgun sequence and carries:
- the PTMS gene encoding parathymosin isoform X2, whose amino-acid sequence is MSEKSVEAAAELSAKDLKEKKEKVEEKASRKERKKEVVEVRGGGTHSQPDTALSPGSHRRRRMELRKKKKKLLRMERRRMKEKKKMRKKKRRMTKGLR
- the PTMS gene encoding parathymosin isoform X1, producing the protein MSEKSVEAAAELSAKDLKEKKEKVEEKASRKERKKEVVEEEENGAEEEEEETAEDGEEEDEGEEEDEEEEEEDDEGPALKRAAEEEDEADPKRQKTENGASA